One genomic window of Gossypium hirsutum isolate 1008001.06 chromosome D11, Gossypium_hirsutum_v2.1, whole genome shotgun sequence includes the following:
- the LOC107911489 gene encoding uncharacterized protein isoform X5 gives MLKCTNNKLRLCLRISLKAIMKLQGCLSRLVLMYSSILVLAELESFKMEYANARLECNAADERANILASEVIGLEEKFVSLVHPSVSVDCSILHDCYESFAMYCLGRYLVACLGMFISKTLNFK, from the exons ATGCTGAAATGTACAAACAACAAGTTAAGGCTTTGTTTAAGAATCTCTCTAAAGGCCATAATGAAGCTTCAAGGATGTCTGTCGAGACTGGTCCTTATGTATTCCAGTATCCTTGTCCTG GCAGAGCTCGAGTCTTTTAAAATGGAATATGCAAATGCACGACTGGAATGTAATGCAGCTGATGAACGTGCTAATATATTGGCTTCTGAAGTCATTGGTTTGGAAGAGAAG TTTGTATCATTGGTGCATCCATCAGTTAGTGTTGATTGTTCGATACTACATGATTGTTATGAATCATTTGCAATGTATTGCTTGGGAAGATACCTTGTTGCTTGCTTGGGAATGTTCATTTCAAAGACCTTGAACTTCaaataa
- the LOC107911489 gene encoding protein LAZ1 homolog 2 isoform X4: MYKQQAELESFKMEYANARLECNAADERANILASEVIGLEEKFVSLVHPSVSVDCSILHDCYESFAMYCLGRYLVACLGNQLQTSMQTSIQAEPDKQQHFVYFVHL, translated from the exons ATGTACAAACAACAA GCAGAGCTCGAGTCTTTTAAAATGGAATATGCAAATGCACGACTGGAATGTAATGCAGCTGATGAACGTGCTAATATATTGGCTTCTGAAGTCATTGGTTTGGAAGAGAAG TTTGTATCATTGGTGCATCCATCAGTTAGTGTTGATTGTTCGATACTACATGATTGTTATGAATCATTTGCAATGTATTGCTTGGGAAGATACCTTGTTGCTTGCTTGG gAAACCAGCTGCAAACCAGCATGCAGACCAGCATCCAAGCTGAACCAGATAAGCAGcagcattttgtttattttgttcatttgtaa
- the LOC107910808 gene encoding mitochondrial outer membrane protein porin of 36 kDa → MDDLDKFFSKTKNEKGDSANASYYHIVNPSTNIAVVGAEMTHSFFTNVNTITVGTQHALDPLTTIKVRANNAGKASALIQHEWRPKSLFTISGEMDTKSIDKSPKVGLALALKP, encoded by the exons ATGGATGACTTGGACAAGTTTTTCTCTAAAACGAA GAATGAAAAGGGTGATTCAGCTAACGCATCTTACTACCATATTGTAAATCCATCGACCAACATTGCTGTTGTTGGTGCTGAGATGACCCATAGCTTCTTTACCAACGTGAACACCATCACCGTGGGTACACAACATGCATTGGATCCATTAACCACAATCAAGGTACGAGCGAACAATGCCGGAAAGGCAAGCGCACTCATCCAGCACGAGTGGCGCCCGAAATCCCTTTTCACCATTTCTGGAGAGATGGATACAAAGTCCATCGATAAGAGCCCCAAGGTCGGACTTGCTTTGGCACTCAAGCCTTGA
- the LOC107911486 gene encoding protein HEAT INTOLERANT 4, translating to MRKGAKRKAASHEQEEKQVKASSSSQENLNNNNRKPAPKAKRAKTFKPQPEPEYFEDKRNLEDLWKAAFPVGTEWDQLDSVYQFNWNFSNLEDAFEEGGKLYGKKVYLFGCTEPQLVPYKGENEVICIPVIVAVESPFPPSDKIGINSVQREAEEIVPMKQMKMDWVPYIPLEKRDSQVDRLKSQIFILSCTQRRVALKQMKIDRLKKYEYCLPYFYQPLKEDELEQSTEVQIIFPAEPKPVFCEFDWELDELDEFTDKLIEADELDKDQKDAFKDFVKEKVREAKKANRQAREARRKALEEMSEETKAAFQNMRFYKFYPVHTPDTPDVSNVKAPFINRYYGKAHEIL from the exons ATGAGGAAGGGAGCTAAGAGAAAAGCCGCTTCTCATGAGCAAGAGGAGAAGCAAGTAAAGGCTTCGTCTTCTTCGCAAGAGAATCTCAACAACAACAACCGTAAACCTGCTCCCAAAGCTAAGCGTGCTAAGACCTTCAAGCCTCAGCCCGAGCCTGAGTATTTCGAAGATAAGCGTAACTTG GAAGATTTATGGAAAGCTGCATTCCCTGTTGGAACAGAG TGGGATCAACTGGACTCTGTTTACCAATTCAACTGGAACTTTTCGAATTTAGAA GATGCATTTGAAGAGGGGGGGAAACTATATGGAAAGAAAGTTTATCTCTTTGGTTGTACAGAGC CTCAATTGGTCCCTTACAAAGGAGAAAACGAAGTCATTTGTATACCTGTGATTGTGGCT GTTGAGTCTCCTTTCCCACCTTCAGATAAGATTGGTATTAACTCAGTGCAGAGAGAAGCTGAAGAGATTGTTcccatgaaacaaatgaaaatggaCTGGGTTCCATATATTCCACTTGAGAAAAG AGACAGCCAAGTTGATAGATTGAAATCTCAAATATTCATCTTAAGCTGCACTCAAAGAAG GGTTGCTTTGAAACAAATGAAAATAGATCGTCTCAAGAAATACGAGTATTGTCTGCCTT ATTTTTACCAGCCTTTGAAGGAAGATGAGCTTGAACAAAGCACTGAGGTTCAAATAATTTTTCCAGCAGAACCAAAGCCA GTTTTTTGTGAATTTGATTGGGAGTTGGATGAACTTGAT GAGTTTACTGATAAACTGATAGAAGCAGATGAATTAGATAAAGATCAAAAGGATGCTTTTAAG GATTTTGTCAAAGAGAAAGTTCGAGAAGCAAAAAAAGCTAATCGGCAG GCAAGAGAAGCTCGCAGAAAAGCCCTTGAAGAAATGAGTGAGGAAACTAAAGCAGCATTTCAGAACATGAGATTTTACAAGTTCTATCCTGTTCACACTCCGGATACTCCTGATGTGTCAAATGTAAAG GCTCCTTTCATAAACAGGTATTACGGGAAGGCACATGAGATTCTCTAA
- the LOC107911489 gene encoding uncharacterized protein isoform X3, with the protein MYKQQAELESFKMEYANARLECNAADERANILASEVIGLEEKVTKFQWFVSLVHPSVSVDCSILHDCYESFAMYCLGRYLVACLGNQLQTSMQTSIQAEPDKQQHFVYFVHL; encoded by the exons ATGTACAAACAACAA GCAGAGCTCGAGTCTTTTAAAATGGAATATGCAAATGCACGACTGGAATGTAATGCAGCTGATGAACGTGCTAATATATTGGCTTCTGAAGTCATTGGTTTGGAAGAGAAGGTAACAAAGTTTCAATGG TTTGTATCATTGGTGCATCCATCAGTTAGTGTTGATTGTTCGATACTACATGATTGTTATGAATCATTTGCAATGTATTGCTTGGGAAGATACCTTGTTGCTTGCTTGG gAAACCAGCTGCAAACCAGCATGCAGACCAGCATCCAAGCTGAACCAGATAAGCAGcagcattttgtttattttgttcatttgtaa
- the LOC107911489 gene encoding protein BLISTER isoform X6, which translates to MLKCTNNKLRLCLRISLKAIMKLQGCLSRLVLMYSSILVLAELESFKMEYANARLECNAADERANILASEVIGLEEKVTKFQWARRLRSNELKLERQLENS; encoded by the exons ATGCTGAAATGTACAAACAACAAGTTAAGGCTTTGTTTAAGAATCTCTCTAAAGGCCATAATGAAGCTTCAAGGATGTCTGTCGAGACTGGTCCTTATGTATTCCAGTATCCTTGTCCTG GCAGAGCTCGAGTCTTTTAAAATGGAATATGCAAATGCACGACTGGAATGTAATGCAGCTGATGAACGTGCTAATATATTGGCTTCTGAAGTCATTGGTTTGGAAGAGAAGGTAACAAAGTTTCAATGG GCACGTCGATTAAGGTCAAATGAGCTAAAATTGGAGAGGCAATTGGAGAACTCATAG
- the LOC107911489 gene encoding uncharacterized protein isoform X2: MLKCTNNKLRLCLRISLKAIMKLQGCLSRLVLMYSSILVLAELESFKMEYANARLECNAADERANILASEVIGLEEKFVSLVHPSVSVDCSILHDCYESFAMYCLGRYLVACLGNQLQTSMQTSIQAEPDKQQHFVYFVHL; encoded by the exons ATGCTGAAATGTACAAACAACAAGTTAAGGCTTTGTTTAAGAATCTCTCTAAAGGCCATAATGAAGCTTCAAGGATGTCTGTCGAGACTGGTCCTTATGTATTCCAGTATCCTTGTCCTG GCAGAGCTCGAGTCTTTTAAAATGGAATATGCAAATGCACGACTGGAATGTAATGCAGCTGATGAACGTGCTAATATATTGGCTTCTGAAGTCATTGGTTTGGAAGAGAAG TTTGTATCATTGGTGCATCCATCAGTTAGTGTTGATTGTTCGATACTACATGATTGTTATGAATCATTTGCAATGTATTGCTTGGGAAGATACCTTGTTGCTTGCTTGG gAAACCAGCTGCAAACCAGCATGCAGACCAGCATCCAAGCTGAACCAGATAAGCAGcagcattttgtttattttgttcatttgtaa
- the LOC107911489 gene encoding uncharacterized protein isoform X8, producing the protein MLKCTNNKLRLCLRISLKAIMKLQGCLSRLVLMYSSILVLAELESFKMEYANARLECNAADERANILASEVIGLEEKVTKFQWETSCKPACRPASKLNQISSSILFILFICNLI; encoded by the exons ATGCTGAAATGTACAAACAACAAGTTAAGGCTTTGTTTAAGAATCTCTCTAAAGGCCATAATGAAGCTTCAAGGATGTCTGTCGAGACTGGTCCTTATGTATTCCAGTATCCTTGTCCTG GCAGAGCTCGAGTCTTTTAAAATGGAATATGCAAATGCACGACTGGAATGTAATGCAGCTGATGAACGTGCTAATATATTGGCTTCTGAAGTCATTGGTTTGGAAGAGAAGGTAACAAAGTTTCAATGG gAAACCAGCTGCAAACCAGCATGCAGACCAGCATCCAAGCTGAACCAGATAAGCAGcagcattttgtttattttgttcatttgtaacttgatttag
- the LOC107911489 gene encoding protein BLISTER isoform X7: MLKCTNNKLRLCLRISLKAIMKLQGCLSRLVLMYSSILVLAELESFKMEYANARLECNAADERANILASEVIGLEEKARRLRSNELKLERQLENS, translated from the exons ATGCTGAAATGTACAAACAACAAGTTAAGGCTTTGTTTAAGAATCTCTCTAAAGGCCATAATGAAGCTTCAAGGATGTCTGTCGAGACTGGTCCTTATGTATTCCAGTATCCTTGTCCTG GCAGAGCTCGAGTCTTTTAAAATGGAATATGCAAATGCACGACTGGAATGTAATGCAGCTGATGAACGTGCTAATATATTGGCTTCTGAAGTCATTGGTTTGGAAGAGAAG GCACGTCGATTAAGGTCAAATGAGCTAAAATTGGAGAGGCAATTGGAGAACTCATAG
- the LOC107911489 gene encoding uncharacterized protein isoform X1, giving the protein MLKCTNNKLRLCLRISLKAIMKLQGCLSRLVLMYSSILVLAELESFKMEYANARLECNAADERANILASEVIGLEEKVTKFQWFVSLVHPSVSVDCSILHDCYESFAMYCLGRYLVACLGNQLQTSMQTSIQAEPDKQQHFVYFVHL; this is encoded by the exons ATGCTGAAATGTACAAACAACAAGTTAAGGCTTTGTTTAAGAATCTCTCTAAAGGCCATAATGAAGCTTCAAGGATGTCTGTCGAGACTGGTCCTTATGTATTCCAGTATCCTTGTCCTG GCAGAGCTCGAGTCTTTTAAAATGGAATATGCAAATGCACGACTGGAATGTAATGCAGCTGATGAACGTGCTAATATATTGGCTTCTGAAGTCATTGGTTTGGAAGAGAAGGTAACAAAGTTTCAATGG TTTGTATCATTGGTGCATCCATCAGTTAGTGTTGATTGTTCGATACTACATGATTGTTATGAATCATTTGCAATGTATTGCTTGGGAAGATACCTTGTTGCTTGCTTGG gAAACCAGCTGCAAACCAGCATGCAGACCAGCATCCAAGCTGAACCAGATAAGCAGcagcattttgtttattttgttcatttgtaa